Proteins encoded in a region of the Elizabethkingia bruuniana genome:
- a CDS encoding major capsid protein, whose product MSDILLQKIMPEYREVDLGAILNANPLGELQYKNYFPSEFKTGLTFGNLEGDTGAKVIAPIVAMDSDVILKGRDNTEAIKGEIPKVEVGRKKTEKDFFKINELRNAVSANPNNKNIRLQLINKIYDDAVFVTDSVNASMEYMSKSLLSQGLYEMNGIKIDFGVTMQDATSDWFLPANASTFDPIKEFQKLQKQALAKGFRYLRAVMDLATFNQLVASEKVIKFTASFAQNALGLAQTPTLAQVNSALQAQNLPVIEIWESYVNDEAKDGTLTSMSGWILGNIHFSGTADFGNTQYTISPEASIDLNETSKLTTNEFILVSTIAKAAPMQVLTKATAFATPVLNSVKKRLILKTKLA is encoded by the coding sequence ATGTCAGATATATTATTACAAAAAATTATGCCCGAATATAGAGAGGTGGATTTAGGAGCAATCCTAAACGCTAATCCTTTGGGCGAATTACAGTACAAAAATTATTTTCCATCAGAATTCAAAACCGGGCTTACATTCGGGAATCTCGAAGGAGATACAGGGGCTAAAGTAATTGCGCCTATTGTAGCAATGGATTCAGATGTTATCCTAAAAGGTAGAGATAATACAGAAGCTATTAAAGGTGAAATCCCTAAAGTAGAAGTAGGTAGAAAAAAGACTGAAAAAGACTTTTTTAAGATTAACGAATTAAGAAATGCAGTTTCTGCAAATCCTAACAACAAGAACATCAGATTACAGCTTATCAACAAAATCTATGATGATGCAGTATTTGTAACGGATTCGGTTAATGCTTCTATGGAGTATATGTCCAAATCTCTTCTTTCTCAGGGCTTATATGAAATGAACGGGATTAAAATTGATTTTGGTGTGACCATGCAAGATGCAACATCCGATTGGTTTTTACCTGCTAATGCTTCAACTTTTGACCCTATTAAGGAGTTCCAGAAGCTGCAAAAGCAAGCTCTTGCTAAAGGTTTCAGATACTTAAGAGCTGTAATGGATTTAGCTACTTTCAATCAGTTGGTTGCTTCTGAAAAGGTAATCAAATTCACAGCCTCTTTTGCCCAAAATGCATTAGGATTAGCACAAACTCCAACTTTAGCACAGGTTAATTCTGCTTTACAAGCGCAAAATTTACCAGTTATTGAAATCTGGGAGTCATACGTGAATGATGAAGCAAAAGACGGTACACTTACCTCTATGAGTGGATGGATTCTAGGAAACATTCACTTCTCAGGTACTGCCGACTTTGGAAACACTCAGTATACCATTTCACCGGAAGCGTCTATCGATCTTAACGAAACTTCAAAATTAACCACTAATGAGTTCATTTTGGTTTCTACGATTGCTAAGGCTGCTCCTATGCAGGTATTAACAAAGGCTACTGCTTTTGCTACACCGGTACTTAACAGTGTGAAAAAGAGATTAATCCTTAAAACTAAGTTAGCATAA
- a CDS encoding DUF6706 family protein: MTVGEYVKEKMSQWSFVYSDRLLQAEMQKAGINPDSEYNENTNTDKLFYNILPDVLFAPTSVSEGGYSVSYDKNGMLAYYKMIARRLGKPDQTSTQTIKDITKKWL, encoded by the coding sequence ATGACTGTCGGGGAGTACGTAAAAGAAAAAATGTCACAATGGTCGTTTGTCTACTCCGATCGGTTATTACAGGCTGAAATGCAAAAAGCTGGTATTAATCCGGATTCCGAGTACAACGAGAATACAAATACAGATAAGCTATTTTACAATATACTCCCCGACGTCCTATTTGCTCCAACCAGTGTAAGCGAAGGCGGTTATTCAGTAAGCTATGATAAAAATGGTATGCTGGCATATTATAAAATGATAGCCAGAAGACTTGGAAAACCGGACCAAACATCAACCCAAACAATTAAAGACATTACAAAGAAATGGCTATGA